The Vigna angularis cultivar LongXiaoDou No.4 chromosome 9, ASM1680809v1, whole genome shotgun sequence DNA window GGTTTCCTGAATTTCTGCATtgtgaaatttagaaaaaagaaactttGAGTTTGGAAGAAGTGAAAGAGAGGAGACAGCAAAATTGTGAATTTAAACGGTCAAATTTTGGGCCCGTTTGATGCCTTAGTAATTTCAAAATCATCGATAGAGTTTTCAGGACTGAGATAGCCTTTGATGTTTCTTGCAGCACATTGTGTATTTTTCCTCAAATTTTATGATGGGGTATGTGCCAGATCCTTTAAGTTCCAAAATCCCTCCATTGTTGCTGCAAAGCACGGCTCAGTGAGGGGTCTTAGGGCTCTGAAGTTGGTGAAACTAGATCAGTTTGTGACCAGCGATGATGAGAGAAGGGTTACGACGATGAATGTCGATATCATATCATACCGAAGTCGATATCCATACGGAAGTCGATATCCGTATACAACGTTGATATCCGTTTAGAAATCTAatattgacatccgtttaagtaTTACTTAAGGGTAAAAAAGTAATGAGAGTGTGTAGGGAGGAGTGTGTAATGAGAGTGTGTAGGGAGGAGTGTATGGTGGTGGAGCCTCTTGAACCAGTCTAGAAAcagctccctccaccaccaccagtATTTCTTATacctcttcaatttttttagttccaaaattatcttttttacctttaacatttattctttttttacttttatgtcAAAACCCTAATTACTCTACACATTTTCACTCAAAGAAAGTCGCAGCCTCACTCTCATCTCCACTCTCACTTTCTCACTTTCTCACTTTCTCTCCTCCATATCTATTTCTTCTCCTATCATTCTCCATTTTCGTTTCGAGttccttccttctttcttctccatttTGGTGCATTGATGGTGTGTTGGTGGTGTAGTGGTGGTGCACTGTTCGTAAGGAGCGTTTCTTTCTTCCACGGATGTGGATATCCGTTCACGAATATCAATATCTGTTCAAGGCCAACGAACGTGGATATCACGTTGGAAAGGACATGACACTTGTTTTGGATGTTGCACGATTTAAGTATCCTCCCCATTGGATCCCTCTTAAAATTCTCTGGGAAGGTATGAATTATGTTGACGAGGCTACTAGAAGGATTCTTGCTTGTATCAAGGCCTCGTGGAAACCTGAATTGCTTTATACTCTGAGCTGCAAACACATGTTCATCAGGTTGTTTCAATTATAGTCTCATCACTACCATCCAAGTCTGAACAATTTATCAAGTGGGTGGCAGAGATCAGGAGGCGAGAAGATGGTGGTCCAAGTTTGAGCACAGAGGAGAAAGCAAAGCTTGCTATCAAGGAAGGTATTGAAACCGGTCCAAGAAACCGGCCTTTTCAAATATGTAGCTTCCTTTCTGTCAAATTCTTGTAGCAGGGGATCatagtttcttttaattttttttaaatttattaattaattactttttaaattagtCTATAGATACTATTTAAATtaagtgttttaattttaatttgttacgtAGTTgtatctaaatttattttattttatttaatcaaatattttttattaatttaattacagttaattgattttgttttaaagacaggagagaagaaaatgaagaataatttgattttcttggaaGTGATGGGGTGTGAGGGTGCTGGTGGAAAtcattaatgaaatttaatgaaattcTTGGATGTTGATGAAAGTAAaatcagaaattaaaattttacataaagataaaaaagaaatgggGAGGTGTAGAGAGCACTGTGTGGTGGTGCAGGCACGGACTCTCTTATTTTTTTacgggtgttgctccctccactaccacacctttctccctccacctcccctttactattttgtccctcagtaaaattttatttttagggttattattttttaattttacccattcaaaacctatttcactaataacatattctagtcccgtacatgagtaaaataattttctttcattttaacattatattttttcctctctttctttcgtcgttgtgagatactacaagttgcaaaggttggtagtggtggaaagaattatcaagcagtctccctctcgtggtgtagtgtcgctctcgtggtgcagtgcatggagtggtgcagtgtgtgtcgtgcttcctcgtattcgaataaaccttgaaataaaaccctaaaataaaaaacgtaacctttaaacggaggtgacatccttcaacggatgtcaacatcatgtcacctccgtttaaaggttacgttttttattttagagtttgttttattaggggaaggatgtcacctccgttgatgtatacttcctcacgctAGTTGATGCTCTAGacgctcctcgatgttcctccacgccacggcggcgacgctccttcacaccatggcggcaatggaagctttcaaaccaaaaaatactgggaagaaaaaggaatggaagtgcgggaggtggggaggtgaaacggaaatggggaaaggggaagagagttctgtgggtgggtgctgggaaagtaaaattagggtttcaaattatttaaaatagggtaaaagtaaaaatctttttaacttaaggatataattgtatttaaaataatgtggggaggtggaggaagtatagggtggtggtggagggagcaacaccctttttttatgttgtttcgGTTATTTTGGGCTGGACACGAAGCCCATAAGCTAAGAGtgtttcatcctgcacctccaagtgtttcatcctgcacatccaaatttttttaaaatacctaCATTACCCATAATTAATACCCATAATTAAGaggatttaatattttaaaagaaaaaattaaaatggtcAAAGATTCTGGCAGAGATATTATTCCCAcgcttttctctctctcatctcATTCTCAATCTTCGCATTTCATTTCTCCATACCGCCACACAGCACTCTACGTTTCCTCTTTCCAATAGCACCCAGCACACTGCTTTTCCTTCAAATCGGAAGCTTTCCAGTAGCACCCAGCAATTTCCTCTTACATTGTCGCACACACACAGGTTGTCCATTGTCGTAGACAGAGGTCGTCCATTCTCGCACAGAGGTCGTCCGTTGGTCGTCACGCGAAGGCCAGAGAGATAGAGGAGCTCATCCAACGCCGACCAGTGCAGAGAAATACCCACCCACGGTCTCTTTGAGCACCCAACGGAGGTTGgtttgtgttgttttttatgCTGGTAGATTTCTTGTGCAGATCTGGTTGAATCAGGTATGGAGAGTCCACAGGGGCTGAATCAGATCTCCATAACCGATACAACCTTCATCGGATGTCCAGTGCAGAGAAATACCCACCCACGGTCCCTTTGAGCACCCAACGGAGGTTGgtttgtgttgttttttatgCTGGTAGATTTCTTGTGCAGATCTGGTTGAATCAGGTATGGAGAGTCCAGAGGAGCTGAATCGGATCTCCATAACCGATACAGCCTTCATCGGATGTCCAGATCCGATGAATGCTAAATCGGTTATGGAGATCCGACTCAGCCCCTTTCGACTCTCCATACCCGATTTTATgttgcttttttttattttgtttatattatgttttaatttaatattcagtttttattttgttgtgtttgGTTGAGTTATttgaaatgttattattttagatgttctgttataataattattaattttgtcttttaatttttttaaatgttatgttataattattttaaattttctgttttaatttttaaatttattgttatatttgaaataattatttattaatataaagaaatacttttatttcttttaataaaataattttaattattttaatttttcgttttaattttttaaattttttgttctaattattttatattttgtgttataattattttaaatattttgttattttaattttcaaatttctattttattttttttttaatttatagttatttgatttttatttgaataaaatttttataattgaatgaattatttatttatataaagattcgaattatttttttttatttttaattaaataaatttaaatattttaatttatctgttttatttattttatattatttttttgaattattttatattttctgttttaattattttaaatattttgttataataacTTCAAAATtcctgttttaatttttttaaatgttctgttctaattattttaaactttctgttataatttttgaatttatagttatttgattttaattttaataaaattgttttaattgaattaatgttttatttacatcaagatttgaattaattttttttatagttagaagatttgttgttatttttttttgtgaaatattagatttttacagttagttaaaaatgttttagttactttttgtaattatttgaaatatttataattttgttagagatttaagttattttgtttgtaataatatattatttaattttataatgaattagttaaattgattttatttgaaataaattattttgaataatttaatattttttactagtgaatttttttttaattattataatattattgttaataaagaaatttagaATAGACATGGCTCGTACTCGAGGAGGTTCCTCTTCACATCGCGGAGAAAGTTCGTCACAGGGTGAGAGGCGGAGACCTACAACTTCTGCTCGTAGAAGACGTGGAGCAGTTGAGTCTGAAATTCATGTTGAGGACCATGGAGATGTGAGGTTTCACGAGGATGCAGTTGAGGATCATGAGGATGTTGCTGAAGGTGGATTTCCTGGAGGTCCATTAAACGCTTCAGTATTGACACATTACATTCACTATGTTGCTTATGCGATATGGGAGGGTCGGGTAAGTggaaaactttaattttaatgaatattgtttagttgaaataattttatactaaatattattgtttaggAACGGGAGGAGATCAAGTTGATCTCCCATGGGAAGAAGTTAAACAGATTAGGATCCTGCCACGAGGGCATTAAAGACATCGTTAATGGTTATGGTCTAATGTCTTTGGTGGGCATATCATATGACTATGTCGATAGGGGTCTACTGTTGGCATTTGTAGAGAGATTTCATTTCGAGACTAGCAGTTTCCATCTCCCCGTGGGTGAGATGACTTTGACTTTAGATGATGTGTCATTGTTGCTGCACCTCCCAGTTTTAGGGCAGTTCTGTCATCTAGAGGAAGTAGATTTTGAAGACAGTAGACACGTCATTGTGGAGCTTTTAGGCGTGGATGGCGGGAGAGCTGGTGCTGAGTTAACTGCAGCTCACGGTGTGAAAGTCAGATTGAGCTGGCTTCGAGACATCTACGTTGAGCACTGTGAACAACAGCAGTGGGAGTACGCTGCCTGGGCATACTTGTTGCATCTAGTTGGATGCAATATATTTGCTGATAAGACTGCCACATCCATTCGCGTGTCTTATCTTTTGCTCTTTAGAGACGTACACACATGTGGTCGATATGCTTGGGCCGTTCCTGCACTAGCATACCTGTATGACCAGCTAGGAGATGCCAGCTTGGCTTCGACCAGACAGATGGCAGGTTATTTGACTCTGTTACAGGTAGAAATTTAGTTTAcaatttgatttgattgaaattttTCGATGTCGATTATgaaataatgtataattttttgttttgtagagTTGGATATATGAGCACTTCCCTACATTGGGAAGAAGGCGTATGGTGTCTTCGTACATGGAAGACAAACCTCGTGCTGCAAAGTGGGAGTCACCGAGGCAGGGTTCCACCCTCTTAGAGGTCAAGGTACACTTGGATGCGCTTACATATGATTCAGTCATCTGGTACCCTTATTAGTCACATCGAGAGAGTCGTCCTTTTTACAGCGTTTGTATGTTCTCGGGATGGATCAGGATTGGTGAGACATTGTGTCGACATTTGCCTGAGCGTGTTTTGAGGCAGTTTGGATTTCGACAGTCCATCCCTCGAGACCCACCCGTTGTTGCAGATGCGGACATACTGGCGACCGATGATGTGTGGTTGCACTATCGTGATCACGTTGTTACGGGTGTGTCCGTCAGCAGATTCCCATCTGATTGTGTTGATGGTTACCTTCGTTGGTTTAGGATCATATCTCATCCTTACATTATTCGTGCTGCTGATGACGACCGACCGAGTCTTGCTCTCAGACTCCGACGTGACATTCCTGATGAAGTACCGCAGCGTCGTAGATCGGCTTCACAGTCTGGTTTGCTGGTATGTTTACctacattatttatattatataattttgttgggattgtttatataattatgtGTCATCGTTATAATGCAGGGTGTAGTGAGGACATTTGGTAAAAGGTTACAACAAATGCTCTCTTGTAGGGAAATTCCCGAGGGGACAATAGGATACACTCATGCACGAGAGCTACTGGATTTAGCTGACGCAGCCGTTGAAGAGTACTCACCGACCAGGATAGCTGCCAGGAATGTTCGTGACAGGCATGTTCGTGGAAGACGATCTACTTCAAATTGAATTAGCTTTTATAGTTTTGCAGACGAAGATTCAATTGTTGACTGAAATGTGTCTACATGCTCAAAATATGAGGGATCACGCTTTGTAGACCTCTGTTCtctgaagttttttcttttgtgcacCCTTCGTCTTAACTTTATGCAATGGAGGTATCATAGATGTCATTGCAGGACAAACAATGTCAAGTAACTTTTGTTTAATTGTCACTTTACCTCTAATCTCAACCTCCTTAAATTTTTCTTCAACCATAGTCAGCTCATGTTGTATGGATAACTCTGGCTGTGATTCATTCGATACAATATCTGAAATAGACAATCTTGTCCACATCACATGAAATTCACCCAAGGGAATCATACCAGGGGCATAACGTGCTAATTCACAAGCATAGGGGACACCGTACGTCCGTCTAAGTATGCATCCACATCTTCCCGTATCGAGACCTATAAGATTTGCTCGTTCTAATTCTTTAGTTATTAGTCCTAAAGCATATCTGGATACACGTCCAACaagttttttgtattttatgcCTTTATAAGCTTCACTCATAAGATTCAGACTAATTTCGAACGACACTTTGATCTTATTATGTTGCAACACTATTACATTATGAATGGCATCCCAACAAGAACAAAGATCTCCCATACTGTTTCCCAATACTTTCTTTAAGTTCCAATGAGTAGACTCAAccctaacaaaaataaatcaacaatattatcaaatattcaaatacagtgtaaactaatataatattaaaacataccTATTCGTTGTTGTATTCCCTAAATGCATAACTTTGTTTGTCCATGCCTTCACAAAGTAAGTATTGTATGGAATAATCCAAGTATTATTcacatattcaaataataaaggGCATGAACGACAAGTGTATTCAAAGTGATTCACACAGTCCCCAAACATAGATTCATCTTCACAATCCATGATGTTCTCCCATTCTTCCATTATGACATCCCATGCTTCCTTACAATCAAGTAACATTTTGCACTTCGCtttgacatttttttgaaatatggaAGCGACATAACAACTGATATGACTAAGGAAAGACATTGTCGATGGAATTCATCAAAGACAAGTCTCTATCGCTGATAATGACTTGTGGACCGATATCAGATGTCAAAAATAAACCTCTAAGCTTTTGAAGAGcccaagtgaaattattttgacTCTCACTTGATAAGAATGCAAATGCGACTGAGTAGGTTAACCTAGTATATGTCATACCAACAATCTCTAACAATGGCAaccaatatttatttgttttgtaagtTGAATCcattaacaaaacaacattaaatgcaTTCAATAACTTAATTGCATCAGGATGTGTCCAAAAGAGGTCACTAACAACTTCAGAATCCTCTGCACATCTACTCCAATATATGTAATTATCCCGATCCAACGTCATCCTCAATTGTTGCAGCTCAGTTCTCGACCCTCTCAATGAGCGTTTATATGTATACCTTGCTGTGTAAACTTGTTTTATTGTAGTTACATTATGCTCATTATTTTGTTTCGGagtcaacaaaatatttgttgGTGTTACTTGGGTTTTAGTCATATCAACAAGTACTGCTTGTTCAGTAGGATTTAACCTACCAGCATAAGGATGCCCCACTAAAGTTTTTGCTAAATCGTGGTTATGGTATCCACATATCACTTGTAATACCCACCCATCGCCATTATCAGATGGTTTGCCCCTTAACTGGAAATGACACTCACATTTTCGGGTGCCATATGCACTAGGTTGGTCGGGtttgtattttctatattttccgCCTCTTTCACATCCTAGCAACATAAACGTCTTCCTCCCAGGTTGACCGGTAGCTTTATCGGATCTTATAGTCACCAGAACAAATCCTAGATCATATGCAATCCCTTTTACCcatttaattaagttttcacgagaagaaaaaatttcatttgttgTGAAATTATTCGTCAGATCTTCCTCAGCAACCTCAtttataaatgatgaaaatCCTGATAGCATGGTACAATTTATTTCAGAATCCATCTCATAATGATATTCGTCCATTTAAATTATAATCacctataaaaaataaaaaaaataaaacaataaatttataattatattataaaatcaaaaactaatacaataattatacaattataaatttatgaacaaTATAATCTAACTTAAATCAAACACCaagttaaataaacttaaaactatgtaaaatattattaaaaattttcataacaatttttatatctaaaacttataaaaattaaatatttaaaatgcattttttatattaacaacaaataataattataaaaataaagttaactagttttattcaatttttatataaaacaaacctacttaaataatattcataaaacaacatgcaaaattatgaaaaattcgtaacaattatttttaaaaattacatattatctaattatattataaattcataaaaattatacatatacttaaatataattataaaataataaaataatatataaaataactaaaaattatataaataaatgaatggcTGTCAAATATATTATGGAAatctaatatattatatattgttccatcttcaattttttaaataaatgctAATCCTTACTTGTAATAATTGAGTATTCAAATAGGTAACTCAGTTTTTCCTCATAAAAAATGTATGGTTAGCTGAATAACAAGCACTGatactaaataaaatagttactaAATAAGATAGGCGAGAAATTTTCATTCTCGGATATGGaaatccaaaatatatatatatatatatatatatatatatatatatatatata harbors:
- the LOC108346698 gene encoding protein FAR1-RELATED SEQUENCE 5-like yields the protein MDSEINCTMLSGFSSFINEVAEEDLTNNFTTNEIFSSRENLIKWVKGIAYDLGFVLVTIRSDKATGQPGRKTFMLLGCERGGKYRKYKPDQPSAYGTRKCECHFQLRGKPSDNGDGWVLQVICGYHNHDLAKTLVGHPYAGRLNPTEQAVLVDMTKTQVTPTNILLTPKQNNEHNVTTIKQVYTARYTYKRSLRGSRTELQQLRMTLDRDNYIYWSRCAEDSEVVSDLFWTHPDAIKLLNAFNVVLLMDSTYKTNKYWLPLLEIVGMTYTRLTYSVAFAFLSSESQNNFTWALQKLRGLFLTSDIGPQVIISDRDLSLMNSIDNVFP
- the LOC108347257 gene encoding uncharacterized protein LOC108347257, with amino-acid sequence MFSGWIRIGETLCRHLPERVLRQFGFRQSIPRDPPVVADADILATDDVWLHYRDHVVTGVSVSRFPSDCVDGYLRWFRIISHPYIIRAADDDRPSLALRLRRDIPDEVPQRRRSASQSGLLGVVRTFGKRLQQMLSCREIPEGTIGYTHARELLDLADAAVEEYSPTRIAARNVRDRHVRGRRSTSN
- the LOC108346699 gene encoding uncharacterized protein LOC108346699 codes for the protein MLLDCKEAWDVIMEEWENIMDCEDESMFGDCVNHFEYTCRSCPLLFEYVNNTWIIPYNTYFVKAWTNKVMHLGNTTTNRVESTHWNLKKVLGNSMGDLCSCWDAIHNVIVLQHNKIKVSFEISLNLMSEAYKGIKYKKLVGRVSRYALGLITKELERANLIGLDTGRCGCILRRTYGVPYACELARYAPGMIPLGEFHVMWTRLSISDIVSNESQPELSIQHELTMVEEKFKEVEIRGKVTIKQKLLDIVCPAMTSMIPPLHKVKTKGAQKKKLQRTEVYKA